A single Pelomicrobium methylotrophicum DNA region contains:
- a CDS encoding assimilatory sulfite reductase (NADPH) flavoprotein subunit, which yields MSRLDDLTIPLSREKAEILHRLVEGLSPEQVAWVSGYLAGLHAAGQRAAVAAPDAQGGTEATVLFGSQTGNAKGLAKHLQERLVQAGLRAKVEDLGSYKKSQLKRERTLLIVTSTHGEGEPPDNAKEFHEFLLSDKAPRLQGLKYAVLALGDRSYERFCQTGRDFDLRLEALGAERLLPRAECDVDYEDTASAWIESVVQTLALQAPKAATPPASVIGLPTARPAASAAPAYTRKNPYPATLVENITITGRGSSKEVRHLELAIEGSGLTFEPGDSLGVVPRNCPKLVAEILEALALDGAEPVSGPKGQETTLAQALTSDYEITTLTRPFLERWAALSGARELATLLKEERREQLRQFLVGREIIDVLQLYPVRGLTAREFLQALRPLPPRLYSIASSREADPDVVHLTVGVVRYESHGRTRKGVASTFLAERAAEAGTVPVYVHVNDNFRLPADSNTSIIMVGAGTGVAPFRAFVEQRQVTGARGRNWLIFGDRNFRTDFLYQREWLDYRKQGLLKIDVAFSRDGETKDYVQHRMLDRSRELYAWLEEGAHFYVCGDASRMAPDVHETLVEVVRREGGRSRDDAVAYVKALQAAGRYQRDVY from the coding sequence ATGAGCCGACTAGACGACTTGACCATTCCCTTGAGCAGGGAGAAAGCCGAAATCCTGCACCGGTTGGTGGAAGGGCTTTCGCCGGAACAGGTGGCATGGGTGAGCGGTTACCTGGCGGGGCTGCACGCCGCAGGCCAGCGCGCCGCCGTGGCCGCCCCCGACGCCCAGGGCGGGACCGAGGCGACGGTGCTGTTCGGCTCCCAAACCGGCAACGCGAAGGGCTTGGCCAAGCACCTCCAGGAGCGTCTGGTTCAGGCCGGCTTGCGCGCCAAGGTTGAGGACCTCGGCAGCTACAAGAAGAGCCAGCTCAAGCGGGAGCGTACCCTGCTCATCGTCACCAGCACCCACGGAGAAGGGGAGCCCCCGGACAATGCCAAAGAATTCCACGAGTTTCTGCTCAGCGACAAAGCGCCCCGGCTTCAGGGCTTGAAATATGCGGTGCTCGCCTTGGGCGACCGCAGTTACGAGCGCTTCTGCCAGACCGGCCGGGATTTCGATCTGCGGTTGGAGGCCTTGGGTGCCGAGCGGCTTCTGCCCCGCGCCGAATGCGATGTGGATTACGAGGACACGGCTTCCGCCTGGATTGAAAGCGTTGTGCAAACGCTCGCTCTGCAGGCGCCCAAGGCCGCCACGCCGCCGGCCTCGGTCATCGGGTTGCCGACCGCACGACCGGCCGCCAGCGCGGCGCCCGCCTATACCCGCAAGAACCCTTATCCGGCCACCCTGGTGGAGAACATCACGATCACCGGACGCGGCTCCAGCAAGGAGGTGCGGCATCTCGAGCTCGCGATCGAGGGCTCGGGGCTCACCTTCGAGCCGGGGGACTCGCTGGGGGTCGTGCCCCGCAACTGCCCCAAGCTGGTGGCGGAAATCCTGGAAGCGCTCGCGCTCGACGGAGCCGAGCCGGTGAGCGGTCCCAAGGGCCAGGAGACGACGCTTGCCCAGGCCCTGACAAGCGACTACGAGATTACAACCCTTACCCGACCCTTTCTTGAGCGTTGGGCGGCCCTCTCCGGCGCCCGGGAGCTTGCGACACTGCTCAAGGAGGAGCGCCGGGAGCAACTGCGTCAGTTCCTGGTCGGGCGGGAAATCATCGACGTGCTCCAGCTCTACCCGGTTCGAGGCCTGACCGCCCGTGAATTCCTCCAGGCTTTGCGTCCGTTGCCGCCCCGCCTCTACTCCATCGCCTCCAGCCGCGAGGCCGATCCCGACGTGGTCCACCTCACCGTCGGTGTGGTCCGTTACGAAAGCCACGGGCGTACCCGCAAAGGGGTGGCTTCCACTTTCCTCGCGGAGCGGGCGGCCGAGGCAGGCACGGTGCCGGTCTACGTCCACGTCAACGACAATTTCCGTCTGCCGGCCGACTCGAATACGTCCATCATCATGGTGGGTGCGGGCACGGGTGTCGCGCCTTTCCGGGCCTTCGTCGAGCAGCGGCAGGTGACCGGCGCACGGGGTCGCAACTGGCTGATTTTCGGAGACCGCAACTTCCGCACCGATTTTCTCTATCAGCGGGAGTGGCTGGACTACCGCAAACAAGGGCTGCTCAAGATCGACGTGGCTTTTTCTCGGGACGGGGAAACCAAGGACTACGTCCAACACCGGATGCTGGACCGAAGCCGCGAGCTCTACGCCTGGCTCGAGGAAGGGGCTCATTTCTATGTGTGCGGAGATGCGAGCCGCATGGCTCCTGACGTCCACGAGACGCTCGTCGAGGTGGTACGAAGGGAAGGCGGCCGCTCCAGGGACGACGCCGTCGCCTATGTCAAAGCGCTTCAGGCGGCCGGTCGCTATCAACGGGACGTGTACTGA
- the cysI gene encoding assimilatory sulfite reductase (NADPH) hemoprotein subunit, with translation MGEPLTPDLKLTAEEALKEASNFLRGTIAVGLDDPVTGALSEEDAKLLKFHGSYQQDDRDLRVERQRQKLEPAYLFMVRVRMPGGVCTPAQWLAMDALARSHANGTLRITTRQTFQFHGVLKRHLKPLIAGINQALLNTLAACGDVNRNVICHNNPYLTPVHGEVYRLARAISDHLLPRTRAYRELWLDEKPSADTVPDEEPLYGPTYLPRKFKIGLAVPPVNDVDVFAQDLGFIAVAEGARLVGFNVAVGGGMGMSHGDPATYPRLAEVIGFCPPEKAVQVAEEVVKVQRDYGDRTNRKHARLKYTIDDRGVAWFRHTLEQRLGWRLGEPRPFRFERTGDGYGWVQGRDGRWHLTLFIMSGRVKDTQEVRLMTALREVAKFHDGDFRLTANQNVIIANVKPANKARIDELLQAHGVSLQEDMSALRLNALSCVALPTCGLAMAESERWLPDLVERLERLLERLGLKEEPILLRVTGCPNGCARPYLAEIGLVGKSLGRYNLYLGADFAGERLNQLYRENVAQEEVVDVLAPLLEHYARERRKAEHFGDFVIRAGYVKPVRNGKAFHDAA, from the coding sequence ATGGGCGAACCCTTGACCCCGGATCTCAAGCTCACCGCCGAGGAAGCCCTCAAGGAAGCGAGCAATTTCCTGCGAGGAACCATCGCCGTCGGCCTCGACGATCCCGTCACGGGGGCGCTTTCCGAGGAGGACGCCAAGCTCCTCAAGTTCCACGGGAGCTACCAGCAGGACGATCGGGACTTGCGCGTTGAGCGCCAGCGCCAGAAGTTGGAGCCCGCCTACCTCTTCATGGTGCGGGTGCGCATGCCGGGGGGCGTGTGCACGCCCGCGCAATGGCTTGCGATGGACGCGCTCGCGCGCAGCCACGCCAACGGGACCCTGCGCATCACCACGCGCCAGACTTTCCAGTTTCACGGGGTGTTGAAGCGCCATTTGAAGCCTCTCATCGCGGGCATCAATCAAGCGCTGCTCAACACCCTGGCGGCTTGCGGCGACGTCAACCGTAACGTGATCTGCCACAACAACCCCTACCTCACACCGGTGCACGGGGAAGTCTATCGCCTCGCCCGCGCCATCAGCGACCATCTGCTGCCCCGCACCCGGGCCTACCGGGAGCTATGGTTGGACGAAAAGCCCAGCGCCGATACGGTGCCGGATGAGGAGCCCCTCTACGGGCCCACCTACCTTCCGCGCAAGTTCAAGATCGGCCTCGCCGTCCCGCCCGTCAACGATGTGGATGTGTTCGCCCAGGACTTGGGCTTCATCGCGGTCGCCGAGGGCGCGCGGCTGGTCGGCTTCAACGTGGCCGTGGGCGGCGGAATGGGCATGAGCCACGGGGATCCCGCAACCTATCCGCGCCTGGCGGAGGTGATCGGCTTCTGCCCGCCGGAGAAGGCCGTCCAGGTCGCCGAGGAAGTGGTGAAGGTCCAGCGGGACTATGGAGACCGGACCAACCGCAAGCACGCCCGGCTCAAGTACACCATTGACGACCGGGGCGTCGCCTGGTTCAGGCACACGCTGGAGCAGCGCCTCGGCTGGCGTCTCGGGGAACCACGGCCCTTCCGCTTCGAGCGCACCGGCGACGGCTACGGCTGGGTTCAGGGCCGCGACGGGCGCTGGCACCTCACGCTTTTCATCATGAGCGGGCGCGTGAAGGACACGCAGGAGGTGCGCCTGATGACAGCCTTGCGCGAGGTCGCGAAGTTCCACGACGGGGACTTCCGCCTCACCGCCAACCAGAACGTCATCATCGCCAACGTCAAGCCGGCAAACAAGGCCCGCATCGACGAGCTCCTGCAGGCACACGGCGTGAGCCTGCAGGAGGACATGAGCGCTTTGCGGCTCAACGCCCTTTCCTGCGTGGCCTTGCCCACCTGTGGGCTGGCCATGGCGGAGAGCGAGCGTTGGCTTCCGGACCTCGTCGAGCGCCTCGAGCGCCTGCTGGAGCGGCTGGGGCTCAAGGAGGAGCCGATCCTGCTGCGCGTCACCGGCTGTCCCAACGGTTGCGCGCGGCCTTATCTCGCCGAGATCGGGCTCGTAGGCAAGAGCCTGGGCCGGTACAACCTCTACCTGGGCGCGGACTTCGCCGGCGAGCGACTCAACCAGCTCTATCGGGAAAACGTGGCGCAGGAGGAAGTGGTGGACGTCCTTGCCCCGCTCCTGGAGCACTACGCCCGGGAGCGGCGAAAAGCAGAGCATTTCGGCGACTTCGTGATCCGTGCCGGCTACGTCAAACCCGTGCGCAACGGCAAGGCGTTCCACGACGCGGCCTGA